AGCAGGAGGTCTGTTGATTATTGACCTCTCTAACCTTCCGGCATCAGCCAATAGTTTTTATACTCAATTGGGATTTGGATTTACCACTGCTCATACAATTTGGATTGACGAAAACGGTATTGGTTATCTGTTCGGTGCTAATTCTACCGGACAAGGCAGCGGCACTTTTATGATAGACATTGCATCTGATTTAACTAATCCGGCTTATTTGGGTAAATATAACGGCGCTTATGTTCACGATGGTTTTGTCAGAAACGATACCCTTTGGAGTGCTGAGATTTTTGTGGGACATTTCAGGGTAGTAGATGTGAGCAATAAAAATGCTCCCGTTATTCTGGCAACACAAAGCACCCCCAACACATTTACTCATAACGCATGGCCTACCGATGACGGTCAGTATTTGTTTACCACCGACGAAGTTAACAACTCGTATGTAACCGCCTATGATGTCAGCGATTTAGACAATATTACCGAACTTGACCGGTATCAGCATGACCCGGGGTCTTTAGCTATTCCACACAATGTTTATGTCAATGGCAACTTTCTGAACATTGCCTACTACACCGCCGGAACTACTATTGTGGATGCCACCTATCCCTATAACCTCATTGAAGTCGGACATTACGACACCAACATTTTGACCGGTGGGGGTTTCAACGGGGTTTGGGCAGTTTACCCATTTCTTCCATCCGGCAATATTCTGGTATCCGACCGCCAACAGGGTTTGTTTGTTTTAACCCCTGAATATGTTCAGGCTTGTTATCTGGAAGGATTAGTAACCAATTTTGTGACAGGTGAACCTATTCCTGCTGCGAACATACAGATTATCGGAGTTTCAGGTGCTCAGACGAATACCAATTTTTCGGGATTTTATGCCACAGGTGCTGCACAAACGGGAACCTATAATGTAGTTGTTTCAGCAAACGGTTTTTATACAGATACCATTTCCATCAACCTGACGACAAACGGAGTGGTTAACTTGCTGAATGTTGGCTTATTGCCCAACGCTCCCTGCTCCATTCCTCCTTCCGGATTAACAGCAACTGACATATCGTTTTCTTCTGCCGTCCTGAGTTGGGTAGCAACACCCGAAGCACTCAGCTATGTATTGCGTTATCGAAAAACGGGATTGACCGAATGGCAAACATTTTCTGTTGCCGATACCTCTTATCAGCTTAACGGTTTAAATGCTGCAACAGAATATGAATTTCAGGTTCATTCACTTTGTCAAAGTGGTTACCAATCTAATTATTCCTCGCTTTTTGTCTTTAATACATTGCCGTATTGTGCCCCTCCAACAGGTCTGTTTGCGTCTTCACCTACTCCAAATAGTGCTAAACTTCAATGGTATGCTCAGTTAAACACCACCGGCTTTCTCGTGCAATACCGGCAATCAGGTATAGAAGCCACATGGACAACCGTCAATGCTTCCTCAAACATCCTCACAATAAATGGATTGATGCCATGCACCAATTACGAATTCGCAGTCGCTGCCAATTGTTCGGACGGACAAACCAGTAATTTCAGTTCAATTTTGCCTTTTACAACTTCCACACCGGTTGTTTCGTTCAATACCACTTCCATAGCTACATGCAACCTGCCTTTTAATCTCAACAACCTTTTGACCGGAAGTACGGGAGGTGTTTGGTCGGGAGGCGCTTATGTTTCCGGCAGTCTGTTTAATCCTTCCGGGCTCGCACCGGGGCAATACAGCATCACTTACACCATTTACGGCGGAAATTGTGCGCCTTCACAAACAGGTTTTATTACCGTAATTTCTGCTCCTGATGCCTCTTTTAACACAACAACCATAGAAATTTGCGAGGGCTTATTCAACCTGAATACCCTGATAACAGGCACATCGGGCGGAGTATGGTCTGGCAGCAGCGAATACATAGCTGCCGGATTTTTTATTCCAAATACACTGCAACCCGGCTCTTATCCTGTTACCTATACTGTTGGAACAGGCAGTTGTCAGACCTCCTTAACTCAGATGTTGCAAGTGGTTTATTGCCCTACTTTGGTTCGGTTAAAAGTTTTTTTAGAAGGGGCATATCTTGATCCTGACAGTATGCGTACTTATTTGGCAGAAAATTCACTTTTACCCCAAACACAACCTTATCATCAGTTGCCGTGGATGTATGAAGGAACCGAAATGGTTGATCAATTTCCATCGAATACTGTTGACTGGGTGCTGATTTCCCTGTATCAGGCCGGCAACAACACAGAACTGGTGGCTCAAAGAGCCGCATTACTTCTAAAAAACGGTATTGTGGCTGATGTAGATGGAACTGCCGATGGTGTTAAATTTCCAAACCTGCCGCCCAACCAAAGCTACTATGTTGCAGTTCGCCACAGAAATCACTTAGCAGTCATGAGCGCCAATCCCTTTGTTCCCGACGGATCGGTCTATGATTTTACAAATTCCGCAACACAAGCTTTGGGCACAAATCAACTAAAACCGGTAAACGGCGGTTATTTTGCCCTGAAAGCCGGTGATATAGATTCCAACGGGGTAATCACAGTAGCAGACTTTAACCTGTACAGTGCTCAATCATCAGCAATCATGCAATATAACGATGCCGATGTGCAACTGAATGGCTCGGTTACCGTAGCAGACTTTAATCTTTTTGCCGGCAATAACAGCAGTGTAGGTGTCCCACAAATTCGCTTTTAACATTATTTTAATCCGGTTAAAATACATCAAAGGGGTAAAAATATAGCTCCTCTATCAATTTTAATGACCGAAACCTAACTTATTAGTCAATAATGTCGAAATTGCCGTACCCTTCTAAAATATTAAAAACAGGGGAAAATCAATTGTCCGAAATACGAACACTGCCCGATAAGGATTTGGTGGCATTAATCATTGACAGTGGTGATACCTCGCTGTTTGGCGAGTTGTATGACCGCTATGCCAATAAAGTCTATCGCAAATGTATTTCAATGGTCAAAAACACCGAAGATGCTCAGGACCTGGCACATGAGGTATTGGTGAAAGCCTTTTTAAATATTTCAAAGTTTGCGGGCAATTCCAGTTTTTCTACCTGGGTGTATGCCATTACCTACAATCAATGTATAGATTTTATCAGAAGTAAACAAAAAATTAAACTATCGGATGCCGATAACGAACGCTTGCCCGACCTGACCGACGAAAGGGATTCAGAATTAGTTGACAAAGAGTTGTTTGAAATTGAAATCAACTTGTTGATGCAGTTGTTACAGCTTCTCAATCCCGATGACCGGGCAATTTTGTTGATGAAATATCAGGACGATATGTCAATAGAAGATATCCAAACTGTATTGAACCTGAACAGCAGTGCAGTTAAAATGAGACTTAAAAGAGCAAGAGACCGCTTGCGTATTTTTTACCAAAAACATCAGTAATATAAATCCTTTAATCTCCCTTCACCGCCTAATTTTGAGAAATTAAATAGTTTTAAGCCTGCTTCCTTTTAAAATCAATTTTTGACTGTTGAAGCTTTCAGATTTTTGGAATATCACTACACAAAAAACCGGACTAACCTTTTTTCAACATTTTTTACCGATTTGAATCATGGAAAAAAATCCTTTCAAACAAATAGTAGAAAACGAAGCACTGCCAAAAAACCATAAAAACAAGGTTCTTAATACGATAGATACGACCAAATTCTGGTTTGATGTCATTGATTTATTTACCTTTAAACAGGTTCAGGCACACACCGAACTGATGCAAACAATGCTCGAAAACTGGAACAATAAATAACATTGATTACTCCGTCTTTTTTTAAAAACATCAATTAGCAGCCCTTCAGGTATAATCACTACACTTGAAACCCTTGATAAACAAACAATGTCAGACTTATGGAAGAAATAATTACCTTTAAAGATGTTATCACCGCATCTTTTCTCAAATTTATACAATCGTTCATGGATGCACTGCCATCTGTATTGGCTGCATTCTTATTGCTTCTTCTCGGTTGGTTTTTTGCAAGGATAGTATCATTTCTCATCATCAAGTTTTTGAGTGTGGTGAAATTCAATACCCTTGCCAGTCGCATCAGTGCAACAAGAATACTTGAAAAGGCAAACATCCAGCTCTCTCCTGTTCATATCGTGTCAAAATTTGCTTACTGGTTAATCCTGCTCCTGTTTTTTGTGACAGCAACCGACACATTGGGTTGGACGATTGTTTCAGAGCAAATCAGCAAACTCATCGGATTTTTACCCACTCTGCTCAGCGGTATTGTTATTTTCATCATCGGTCTTTATATCGCTACCTTTTTCAAAGAAATTGTGGCTGCCGCTACCACTTCACTTAGTGTTACAGGAGGCAGAATTATCAGCGGGTTTGTGTTTTATTTTTTAGTGGTAATCATCAGCATCACCGCTTTAGATCAGATAGGGATAGACACTTCCATCATCACCTCCAATGTGGTGCTCATTTTGGGTGCTATTTTATTGGCCGCGAGTATTTCTTATGGAATTGCATCCAAAACCATTTTGGCCAATATGCTGGCTGCTTTTTACAGCCGTAAAACTTTTCGGGTTGGCCAATATATTCGCATTGACGATATAGAGGGTGAAATTTTGAGCATTGACAC
This is a stretch of genomic DNA from Sphingobacteriales bacterium. It encodes these proteins:
- a CDS encoding choice-of-anchor B family protein, which translates into the protein MPNHVLSITFLQRFGLIPCLRTAIRMFFCLALLSGLFVCQHQMNAQYNLTFRSQLNYTQNANDVWGYVSPGGIEYAIVGTQTGVSIVDVNNPDAISEVQFIPGVDNVWRDVDIWQNYAYVTTESAAAGGLLIIDLSNLPASANSFYTQLGFGFTTAHTIWIDENGIGYLFGANSTGQGSGTFMIDIASDLTNPAYLGKYNGAYVHDGFVRNDTLWSAEIFVGHFRVVDVSNKNAPVILATQSTPNTFTHNAWPTDDGQYLFTTDEVNNSYVTAYDVSDLDNITELDRYQHDPGSLAIPHNVYVNGNFLNIAYYTAGTTIVDATYPYNLIEVGHYDTNILTGGGFNGVWAVYPFLPSGNILVSDRQQGLFVLTPEYVQACYLEGLVTNFVTGEPIPAANIQIIGVSGAQTNTNFSGFYATGAAQTGTYNVVVSANGFYTDTISINLTTNGVVNLLNVGLLPNAPCSIPPSGLTATDISFSSAVLSWVATPEALSYVLRYRKTGLTEWQTFSVADTSYQLNGLNAATEYEFQVHSLCQSGYQSNYSSLFVFNTLPYCAPPTGLFASSPTPNSAKLQWYAQLNTTGFLVQYRQSGIEATWTTVNASSNILTINGLMPCTNYEFAVAANCSDGQTSNFSSILPFTTSTPVVSFNTTSIATCNLPFNLNNLLTGSTGGVWSGGAYVSGSLFNPSGLAPGQYSITYTIYGGNCAPSQTGFITVISAPDASFNTTTIEICEGLFNLNTLITGTSGGVWSGSSEYIAAGFFIPNTLQPGSYPVTYTVGTGSCQTSLTQMLQVVYCPTLVRLKVFLEGAYLDPDSMRTYLAENSLLPQTQPYHQLPWMYEGTEMVDQFPSNTVDWVLISLYQAGNNTELVAQRAALLLKNGIVADVDGTADGVKFPNLPPNQSYYVAVRHRNHLAVMSANPFVPDGSVYDFTNSATQALGTNQLKPVNGGYFALKAGDIDSNGVITVADFNLYSAQSSAIMQYNDADVQLNGSVTVADFNLFAGNNSSVGVPQIRF
- a CDS encoding RNA polymerase sigma factor codes for the protein MSKLPYPSKILKTGENQLSEIRTLPDKDLVALIIDSGDTSLFGELYDRYANKVYRKCISMVKNTEDAQDLAHEVLVKAFLNISKFAGNSSFSTWVYAITYNQCIDFIRSKQKIKLSDADNERLPDLTDERDSELVDKELFEIEINLLMQLLQLLNPDDRAILLMKYQDDMSIEDIQTVLNLNSSAVKMRLKRARDRLRIFYQKHQ
- a CDS encoding mechanosensitive ion channel, producing MEEIITFKDVITASFLKFIQSFMDALPSVLAAFLLLLLGWFFARIVSFLIIKFLSVVKFNTLASRISATRILEKANIQLSPVHIVSKFAYWLILLLFFVTATDTLGWTIVSEQISKLIGFLPTLLSGIVIFIIGLYIATFFKEIVAAATTSLSVTGGRIISGFVFYFLVVIISITALDQIGIDTSIITSNVVLILGAILLAASISYGIASKTILANMLAAFYSRKTFRVGQYIRIDDIEGEILSIDTIALTLQTETDKVVIPTHELISKRVHIISEM